The Daucus carota subsp. sativus chromosome 7, DH1 v3.0, whole genome shotgun sequence genome window below encodes:
- the LOC108195088 gene encoding IQ domain-containing protein IQM1: MGVDCFSKKPCLEESPSFKNRDSKRLSLKRTVSFKKRIQCDGDHEFMHHINSPTDRPKTPILFSPGPVSGLDAAALKVQKVYKSYRTRRNLADCAVVVEELWWKALDFAALERSSVSFFSIEKPESAVSRWSRARTRVAKVGKGLCKDEKATKLDLKHWLEAIDPRHRYGHNLSLYYDAWFISKSWQPFFYWLDVGDGKEINLEKCSRTVLQKQCIRYLGPIERAEFEVIIENGKLLYKQSGKSLETVNGCKYIFVLSTSKILYVGAKKKGQFQHSSFLSGGAATAAGRLVAHNGVLEAIWPYSGHYHPTEENFMEFISFLEDHRVDLSNVKKFAVDEDVPPLKVIANDRPKSDVVKALCSDNIPSANEPSADSINVETSRSTVKEPHFELRRALSSKWTTGTGPRIGCVREYPAELQFQALEQVNLSPRVLMAGSSTACCPIPSPRPYPRIHLSPKVSNIGLTSPRITLHKSN, encoded by the exons ATGGGAGTAGATTGTTTCTCGAAAAAGCCATGCCTTGAAGAATCTCCAAGCTTCAAGAATAGGGATTCGAAAAGGCTCAGCTTAAAGAGAACTGTGTCTTTTAAGAAAAGAATTCAGTGTGATGGAGATCATGAGTTCATGCACCACATAAATTCTCCGACTGATCGTCCCAAGACGCCAATTCTGTTCTCCCCAGGACCCGTCAGCGGTCTCGATGCAGCTGCACTGAAAGTGCAGAAAGTGTATAAAAGTTACAGAACCAGAAGAAACCTTGCAGATTGTGCTGTTGTAGTGGAAGAGCTCTG GTGGAAAGCCTTAGATTTTGCAGCATTGGAGCGGAGCTCAGTATCATTCTTTAGCATTGAGAAACCAGAAAGCGCCGTTTCCAGATGGTCTAGGGCCAGGACCAGGGTAGCCAAG GTTGGAAAGGGATTGTGCAAGGATGAGAAGGCTACAAAATTGGATCTCAAACATTGGCTTGAAGCT ATTGATCCACGACATCGATATGGACACAATTTAAGTCTGTACTACGATGCATGGTTCATTAGTAAGAGCTGGCAACCATTCTTTTACTG GCTGGATGTCGGAGATGGCAAAGAAATTAATCTTGAGAAATGCTCCAGGACTGTGCTACAGAAGCAATGCATCAGATATCTCGGCCCA ATAGAGAGGGCGGAATTTGAAGTGATCATAGAGAATGGAAAACTTCTCTACAAACAAAGTGGGAAGTCTTTAGAGACTGTGAATGGCTGCAAGTACATTTTTGTCCTCAGTACCtcaaaaattttatatgttgGGGCAAAGAAGAAAGGCCAGTTCCAGCATTCTAGTTTTTTATCCGGTGGTGCTGCCACTGCAGCGGGCCGCCTGGTAGCCCATAATGGAGTTCTTGAG gCTATATGGCCTTACAGTGGTCATTATCATCCTACAGAGGAGAATTTCATGGAGTTTATTAGCTTCCTGGAAGATCACCGTGTTGACCTTAGCAATGTCAAG AAATTCGCGGTGGATGAAGATGTTCCACCCTTAAAAGTCATTGCAAACGACAGGCCTAAGTCCGATGTAGTCAAGGCTCTATGTTCAGATAACATTCCATCTGCTAATGAACCATCAGCTGACAGCATCAATGTTGAGACTTCTCGGAGCACTGTAAAGGAGCCTCATTTTGAATTACGAAGAGCACTATCTTCCAAATGGACTACAGGGACTGGTCCTCGGATAGGTTGCGTAAGGGAATACCCTGCAGAGCTACAATTTCAGGCTCTGGAACAAGTCAATTTGTCTCCAAGAGTGCTCATGGCTGGCTCTTCAACAGCCTGCTGTCCAATACCTTCACCAAGACCATATCCAAGAATACATTTATCACCAAAAGTTTCTAACATTGGTCTGACTAGCCCCAGAATAACTCTTCATAAGTCTAACTAG
- the LOC108195208 gene encoding uncharacterized protein LOC108195208 isoform X1, with the protein MNTHSEEKDVKAPNLYERAKEEVEAVAHRDGSPHHHKETHGTSDDIDETTPVEAVKGPGVFQRAKEEIQAVAEAIVEIVHPKK; encoded by the exons ATGAACACTCATTCAG AAGAGAAGGATGTGAAAGCACCTAATTTATATGAAAGAGCCAAGGAGGAGGTTGAGGCAGTAGCTCACAGGGATGGATCTCCTCACCATCATAAGGAGACGCATGGAACAAGTGACGATATTGATGAAACTACACCAGTTGAGGCAGTGAAAGGTCCTGGTGTTTTTCAACGGGCAAAGGAAGAGATTCAAGCTGTTGCTGAAGCGATTGTTGAAATAGTCCATCCTAAAAAATAA
- the LOC108195208 gene encoding uncharacterized protein LOC108195208 isoform X2: protein MNTHSEKDVKAPNLYERAKEEVEAVAHRDGSPHHHKETHGTSDDIDETTPVEAVKGPGVFQRAKEEIQAVAEAIVEIVHPKK from the exons ATGAACACTCATTCAG AGAAGGATGTGAAAGCACCTAATTTATATGAAAGAGCCAAGGAGGAGGTTGAGGCAGTAGCTCACAGGGATGGATCTCCTCACCATCATAAGGAGACGCATGGAACAAGTGACGATATTGATGAAACTACACCAGTTGAGGCAGTGAAAGGTCCTGGTGTTTTTCAACGGGCAAAGGAAGAGATTCAAGCTGTTGCTGAAGCGATTGTTGAAATAGTCCATCCTAAAAAATAA
- the LOC108194047 gene encoding nuclear transcription factor Y subunit A-3 isoform X1 produces the protein MFKVLDRGQTEFTNMHDLLKEEFVLSTADSVAPCIIGSSPWWTSAKSHIDNSYAEQSCLSKSLSLKMAAQSSYCQSFKQLEFRFQDLDLSPTQSSSQSYPEVAGAAASNLCGQDMISTKSSYKTIHEKLDFSKEILSMQARDYVCPPLVDFRQQLERVPLSYPDPYCHGLPSTGTEPMEVYHPHITAAASARVPLPNDFSQDEPIYVNAKQYGAILRRREYRAKLEAQKKLIRNRKPYLHESRHLHALKRARGSGGRFLNKKKLEDSNPISESTQSQTCSTILKTELHCSPKTYDINPSPTGWCYDMMTISDNDSCSIFQQQETSFSSYPAHVGMDLRGGKPTKSCSSLEFGGISSKG, from the exons ATGTTCAAAGTTCTAGACAGAGGCCAGACTGAGTTTACAAATATGCATGACTTGCTGAAGGAAGAGTTTGTATTAAGCACTGCTGATTCAGTGGCCCCATGCATCATTGGCTCCTCACCTTGGTGGACGTCCGCCAAATCACACATAGATAATTCATATGCTGAACAATCATGTCTATCAAAAAGTTTGAGTTTGAAGATGGCAGCCCAATCTTCATACTGTCAGAGTTTTAAACAACTGGAATTCCGATTCCAAGACCTGGACCTGTCCCCAACTCAGTCGTCTAGTCAGTCATACCCTGAAGTGGCTGGTGCTGCAGCAAGCAACCTATGTGGACAAGACATGATCTCTACAAAGTCCA GTTACAAGACAATCCATGAAAAACTTGATTTCAGCAAAGAAATTTTGTCAATGCAAGCTCGCGATTATGTTTGTCCTCCTCTGGTTGATTTCAGACAGCAACTT GAGAGGGTTCCACTTTCATATCCTGATCCATACTGTCATGGATTACCTTCTACTGGGACAGAACCAATGGAG GTCTATCATCCCCATATAACGGCTGCAGCTTCTGCTCGAGTGCCACTACCAAATGACTTTTCTCAAGATGAACCTATATATGTAAATGCCAAACAATATGGTGCAATTCTAAGGCGAAGAGAATATCGTGCCAAGCTGGAGGCTCAGAAGAAACTCATAAGAAACCGAAAG CCATATCTCCATGAGTCGAGGCATCTTCACGCCCTGAAGAGGGCTAGAGGATCTGGAGGTCGTTTTCTCAACAAAAAGAAGCTTGAAGATTCTAACCCAATCTCAGAATCAACTCAATCCCAAACGTGCAGCACAATACTAAAAACAGAACTTCATTGTTCACCTAAGACCTACGATATAAATCCTTCGCCCACAGGCTGGTGCTATGACATGATGACCATTTCAGACAATGACAGCTGCAGCATCTTCCAGCAGCAAGAAACAAGTTTCTCTTCTTACCCTGCTCATGTTGGGATGGATCTACGCGGTGGAAAGCCAACAAAGTCTTGCAGTAGTCTTGAATTTGGCGGCATTAGCTCCAAAGGTTAG
- the LOC108194047 gene encoding nuclear transcription factor Y subunit A-3 isoform X2 — protein MHDLLKEEFVLSTADSVAPCIIGSSPWWTSAKSHIDNSYAEQSCLSKSLSLKMAAQSSYCQSFKQLEFRFQDLDLSPTQSSSQSYPEVAGAAASNLCGQDMISTKSSYKTIHEKLDFSKEILSMQARDYVCPPLVDFRQQLERVPLSYPDPYCHGLPSTGTEPMEVYHPHITAAASARVPLPNDFSQDEPIYVNAKQYGAILRRREYRAKLEAQKKLIRNRKPYLHESRHLHALKRARGSGGRFLNKKKLEDSNPISESTQSQTCSTILKTELHCSPKTYDINPSPTGWCYDMMTISDNDSCSIFQQQETSFSSYPAHVGMDLRGGKPTKSCSSLEFGGISSKG, from the exons ATGCATGACTTGCTGAAGGAAGAGTTTGTATTAAGCACTGCTGATTCAGTGGCCCCATGCATCATTGGCTCCTCACCTTGGTGGACGTCCGCCAAATCACACATAGATAATTCATATGCTGAACAATCATGTCTATCAAAAAGTTTGAGTTTGAAGATGGCAGCCCAATCTTCATACTGTCAGAGTTTTAAACAACTGGAATTCCGATTCCAAGACCTGGACCTGTCCCCAACTCAGTCGTCTAGTCAGTCATACCCTGAAGTGGCTGGTGCTGCAGCAAGCAACCTATGTGGACAAGACATGATCTCTACAAAGTCCA GTTACAAGACAATCCATGAAAAACTTGATTTCAGCAAAGAAATTTTGTCAATGCAAGCTCGCGATTATGTTTGTCCTCCTCTGGTTGATTTCAGACAGCAACTT GAGAGGGTTCCACTTTCATATCCTGATCCATACTGTCATGGATTACCTTCTACTGGGACAGAACCAATGGAG GTCTATCATCCCCATATAACGGCTGCAGCTTCTGCTCGAGTGCCACTACCAAATGACTTTTCTCAAGATGAACCTATATATGTAAATGCCAAACAATATGGTGCAATTCTAAGGCGAAGAGAATATCGTGCCAAGCTGGAGGCTCAGAAGAAACTCATAAGAAACCGAAAG CCATATCTCCATGAGTCGAGGCATCTTCACGCCCTGAAGAGGGCTAGAGGATCTGGAGGTCGTTTTCTCAACAAAAAGAAGCTTGAAGATTCTAACCCAATCTCAGAATCAACTCAATCCCAAACGTGCAGCACAATACTAAAAACAGAACTTCATTGTTCACCTAAGACCTACGATATAAATCCTTCGCCCACAGGCTGGTGCTATGACATGATGACCATTTCAGACAATGACAGCTGCAGCATCTTCCAGCAGCAAGAAACAAGTTTCTCTTCTTACCCTGCTCATGTTGGGATGGATCTACGCGGTGGAAAGCCAACAAAGTCTTGCAGTAGTCTTGAATTTGGCGGCATTAGCTCCAAAGGTTAG
- the LOC108195091 gene encoding PHD finger protein ALFIN-LIKE 5 — MAARESQQNIPRACNVEDIFHDFLGRRVGLLRAFTAVKESLRLYGLPDKQWELVTAATDKWELREIPAPVLGINLHLKRMHVREWVSLVALHCDSWLLAVAFYYAAKSGFDKADREQLHHMINNLPTLYELFGWEEPETQSSTNNKGSPKVGCDSLKDRDKSKREGQDENQVAKDEEEEVQVEEGEEAHSCPHFNKIKRADLEQGHKRRSCRRYNKVKRARHH, encoded by the exons ATGGCCGCCCGAGAGAGCCAGCAAAATATTCCTAGGGCTTGTAATGTCGAAGATATATTTCATGATTTTCTAGGACGCCGTGTGGGTCTTCTCAGAGCTTTCACTGCag TCAAGGAGAGTTTGAGGTTGTATGGGCTTCCTGATAAACAGTGGGAGCTGGTCACCGCAGCTACAGATAAATGGGAGCTGAGGGAAATCCCAGCTCCTGTTTTAGGTATAAACCTTCATCTCAAGAGGATGCATGTTAGAGAATGGGTATCATTGGTGGCTCTTCACTGTGATTCGTGGTTGCTCGCTGTTGCTTTCTATTATGCTGCTAAATCTGGCTTTGACAAAGCTGACAG GGAACAGCTTCACCATATGATAAATAATCTCCCAACATTGTATGAGCTGTTTGGCTGGGAAGAACCAGAGACCCAAAGTAGCACAAACAACAAAGGAAGCCCCAAAGTG ggGTGCGATTCTCTGAAAGACCGAGATAAAAGTAAAAGGGAAGGACAGGACGAGAATCAAGTAGcaaaagatgaagaagaagaagtacaAGTAGAAGAAGGCGAGGAAGCGCATAGTTGTCCACATTTCAACAAGATCAAGAGAGCTGACCTAGAACAAGGCCACAAACGGCGTAGTTGTCGACGTTACAACAAGGTCAAGAGAGCTCGTCATCATTGA
- the LOC108193205 gene encoding uncharacterized protein LOC108193205, whose amino-acid sequence MSLRTAREESDEDMSLPADIDWHMLDKSKFFFLGAALFSGVSVALYPIVVLKTRQQVSLSQVSSVRNAVSIFRHEGLCGLYRGFGTSLVGTIPARALYMTALEVTKSNVGTATVKLGLSEASASAIANASAGLSAAMAAQLVWTPVDVVSQRLMVQGQQNLKLPSASKYQNGIDAFRKILRADGIRGLYRGFGISILTYAPSNAVWWASYSVTQRLVWGGVSCYSENGVNTLRPDSRTVITVQGVSAAMAGGVSAVITMPFDTIKTRLQVLDGRDDNGRRGPTIGQTFRNLVREGGWLACYKGLGPRAASMSMSATTMITTYELLKRLSAKTPEGSTP is encoded by the coding sequence ATGAGTTTGAGAACGGCCAGGGAAGAATCGGATGAAGATATGAGTTTACCAGCTGATATTGATTGGCATATGCTTGATAAATCCAAGTTTTTTTTCCTCGGGGCCGCGCTTTTTTCGGGCGTTTCAGTTGCGCTTTATCCGATTGTAGTCTTGAAGACGAGGCAACAGGTCTCGTTGTCTCAGGTTTCTTCTGTTAGAAATGCGGTGTCGATTTTTCGACATGAGGGATTGTGCGGTCTTTATAGAGGATTTGGTACTTCTTTGGTTGGGACGATTCCGGCTAGGGCTCTTTACATGACTGCTCTTGAGGTTACTAAGAGTAATGTTGGTACGGCTACGGTTAAGCTTGGGTTATCCGAGGCATCGGCTTCTGCCATTGCTAATGCTTCGGCTGGTTTGAGTGCTGCGATGGCTGCTCAGCTTGTGTGGACTCCGGTTGATGTTGTTAGTCAGAGATTAATGGTTCAGGGTCAACAAAATTTGAAGTTACCTTCGGCTTCTAAGTATCAGAATGGAATTGATGCATTTAGGAAAATTCTTAGGGCGGATGGAATTAGAGGGCTTTATAGAGGATTTGGGATATCTATACTGACTTATGCTCCGTCAAATGCAGTTTGGTGGGCGTCTTACTCTGTTACACAACGACTTGTTTGGGGAGGTGTTAGTTGTTACTCTGAGAATGGTGTAAATACTTTGAGACCGGATTCAAGAACGGTGATTACAGTTCAAGGTGTTAGTGCAGCCATGGCCGGAGGCGTTTCGGCTGTAATTACAATGCCATTCGATACAATCAAGACAAGATTGCAGGTCTTGGATGGACGGGACGACAATGGACGAAGAGGGCCCACAATTGGACAGACGTTTAGGAATCTAGTAAGGGAAGGTGGATGGTTAGCTTGTTACAAAGGTTTGGGACCTCGCGCAGCTTCCATGTCCATGTCTGCTACTACCATGATCACTACATATGAGCTTCTAAAACGACTATCAGCTAAAACACCGGAGGGTTCAACACCATGA
- the LOC108193204 gene encoding uncharacterized protein LOC108193204: MLEFQKNLYSFLLLISPRLSKKPHFTSSSSLSETTSLCLVIVSMNSSGLIFEKFLKFLTIKDIDSDEIQVPKKILGRYGDRLPERFFFNFRNGYELPVKFTKDTGIIKGMQTLYQDFDLTAGEMLLFEYNGMTDLNVYVIGKDKREIDYPHLVHSTQKRVPRVVSMKNGGIRFINFVTDQDPLADEFEPPLSFEISCPLVPAYQSFVFSNGKEFEARYDAQRRRFRGLSAFCRDVGIDDFSGFNLLLFQYELYGNVTISAFDDAFVEVMFVGGPLSVGSISTNPSIHGSFSITVQPFHMSKYCYGVDISNEFYHQSVKWKKKDYIKVYSAEKAWNLQVRHRKNPRLYRTTIHDGWIEFRDDLGLEVGDVCVFESATGSYDRFSVRVVKKEN, encoded by the exons ATGCTGGAGTTTCAAAAAAACCTATATTCTTTTCTTCTACTTATCTCCCCAAGACTAAGCAAGAAGCCCCATTTCACTTCATCATCTTCTTTGTCTGAAACCACTTCGCTGTGTCTTGTAATTGTGAG TATGAATTCATCTGGGCTCATATTTGAGAAGTTCTTGAAATTCCTGACTATTAAGGATATCGATTCTGATGAGATT CAAGTCCCAAAGAAGATCCTTGGTAGATATGGGGACCGACTACCAGAGcgtttctttttcaattttcggAATGGGTATGAACTGCCGGTGAAATTCACAAAAGATACTGGCATCATCAAAGGAATGCAGACATTGTACCAGGATTTCGATTTAACTGCTGGTGAAATGCTTTTGTTTGAATATAATGGCATGACTGATCTGAATGTGTACGTCATAGGAAAGGATAAGAGAGAAATTGATTATCCGCACTTGGTACACTCTACTCAGAAAAGGGTTCCTCGTGTTG TCTCTATGAAGAATGGTGGTATAAGATTCATAAATTTTGTTACAGATCAGGATCCCTTGGCTGATGAATTT gAACCTCCCTTGTCTTTTGAGATATCATGTCCATTGGTTCCTGCTTACCAGAGCTTTGTTTTTAGTAACGGCAAAGAGTTTGAGGCACGTTATGATGCTCAACGGCGACGCTTTCGTGGCCTTAGTGCTTTCTGTAGAGATGTTGGAATTGATGATTTTAGTGGTTTTAACCTGTTGCTCTTTCAGTATGAGCTTTATGGTAATGTTACGATCTCTGCATTTGATGATGCATTTGTTGAGGTCATGTTTGTTGGAGGGCCGTTATCTGTTG GTTCAATTTCCACTAATCCAAGCATTCATGGTTCGTTTTCAATCACTGTACAACCATTCCACATGAGCAAGTACTGCTATGGAGTG gATATATCAAACGAATTCTATCACCAATCGGTCAAATGGAAGAAGAAGGACTACATCAAGGTTTACTCAGCTGAAAAAGCATGGAATCTTCAGGTTAGGCACAGAAAAAACCCAAGGTTATATCGGACCACAATTCATGATGGATGGATAGAATTTAGGGATGATCTTGGTTTGGAGGTAGGTGATGTGTGTGTTTTTGAGAGTGCCACTGGGAGTTATGACCGTTTCTCTGTTCGGGTGGTTAAAAAAGAGAATTAA
- the LOC108195092 gene encoding replication protein A 70 kDa DNA-binding subunit B-like produces the protein MATKKFDSFNSLTTTKSEWRVPSRVLNLWRGYRKTGEPFKGFNLLLLDHKRSRVHAFVPYNLADQFEAIIEIGNLYLLTNFTVKEYTTDDKFRCLRKHVQIVFNEETQLDILHENVVNVENCCFDFFEISELHTLSKQNTYLTDVVGIMEDHEPIRKIKNRNDVIQSQFVFNITDGSSSVRVTFWDDFAKHLADSLKQATDFPVILIIGCARVTTWGEQVVVTNVGATNFYINCNHRSVVELRKLLLEKKITSKSLSTENRSAVQFYKLESIPRLGPDHVERQIFCKVKITNFQENKIWFKTVCTSCYATTVKLNSEDTCQGCQRVVQYPDKQFQLVAMAFDDTGYILIIMEDREVKKLVGKSVFQIGEEGTKDEEFPPILNNILGKVYTLKIRINSENVLKKSNYYLVTDIMEGLYLEGNQQQ, from the exons ATGGCAACTAAAAAATTTGATAGCTTCAACAGCTTAACAACTACCAAATCCGAATGGAGGGTTCCCTCAAGGGTTCTCAATCTTTGGAGAGGTTATCGAAAGACCGGGGAACCTTTCAAGGGATTCAACCTCTTGCTGCTGGATCACAAG CGCTCCCGTGTGCATGCTTTCGTACCTTACAATCTAGCTGACCAGTTTGAGGCTatcattgaaattggaaacttaTATCTTTTAACCAATTTTACTGTGAAAGAGTACACCACGGATGATAAATTTCGTTGCCTGCGTAAACATGTCCAAATTGTCTTTAACGAGGAAACTCAGCTGGATATTCTCCATGAAAATGTTGTTAACGTGGAAAACTGCTGTTTCGATTTCTTTGAGATCTCCGAGTTGCATACTCTATCAAAGCAAAACACATACCTGACGG ATGTCGTTGGCATAATGGAGGATCATGAGCCTATTAGAAAAATCAAGAATCGAAACGATGTCATACAAtcacaatttgttttcaatatcACTGATGGGAG TTCAAGTGTCCGAGTGACATTCTGGGATGATTTTGCAAAACACCTGGCTGATAGTTTGAAACAAGCTACTGACTTCCCTGTGATTCTTATAATTGGATGTGCTAGGGTCACAACATGGGGAG AGCAAGTTGTTGTGACCAATGTTGGAGCAACAAATTTCTACATAAACTGCAATCATCGTAGTGTCGTGGAACTGCGTAAACT gTTGTtggaaaagaaaattacaagCAAGAGTTTGTCCACAGAAAACAGATCTGCGGTACAATTTTACAAACTGGAAAGTATACCAAGGCTTGGACCTGATCATGTTGAG AGGCAAATCTTTTGTAAGGTGAAAATAACAAATTTCCAAGAGAACAAGATTTGGTTCAAAACAGTCTGCACTTCATGCTATGCAACAACTGTTAAACTAAATTCTGAAGACACATGCCAGGGCTGTCAAAGGGTTGTTCAGTACCCTGATAAGCA GTTTCAGTTGGTTGCAATGGCTTTTGATGATACTGGGTACATCCTAATAATCATGGAAGATAGAGAAGTCAAGAAATTAGTTGGGAAATCAGTCTTTCAGATTGGGGAAGAG GGTACCAAAGATGAAGAATTTCCTCCTATTCTGAACAATATACTAGGAAAAGTCTACACACTGAAGATCAGAATCAACAGTGAGAATGTTCTTAAAAAATCAAACTACTATCTGGTTACTGATATCATGGAAGGACTTTACCTAGAAGGTAATCAACAACAGTAG
- the LOC108195726 gene encoding uncharacterized protein LOC108195726: MQALGFFNQYDKVMHLHSERTEWTLRVRAQSIWKSINRQTQEFRGLNVIFIDEENSRIHAFVSSKISVFFADNLKEGGIYTLSNFHVRDYGVDEQSRAVRFGKHIYFSNQTELVQEVENSTNIAPYAFDLFGLHESHGLLIDNRFLIDVVSVLEDKNIQLVQSKDDEKKFHIRFKITDGRSSMNVTFFGDLAVEFEKSVKETKESNIAIIIASAKVNQHEGVICLNNYPATRFYINPHHHSVKKLHERMLDPAYCVKPEEHVPETTPPLFSVEDIKNLTKDFIERKVRCQITVKRVDEKSNWYDNVCTTCGYEVTIVEGRYRCVVCSRNVPFPDKRFRLGTLCNDATGLIAIVFPDDEIQRITGKNAFDIEEELADEKIFPPVLKDFEKKEYVITLIIGERNVSKISNIYNATDIADPVEVLGNHSPAEAEDVKLTDDIPPMETPCTKTAPKGSPTTAASTNKVRSRDKKTDISYALEDNVPIGKCKIPKTDKA; this comes from the exons ATGCAAGCTTTAGGGTTTTTCAACCAATACGATAAGGTGATGCATCTTCACAGTGAAAGAACTGAATGGACCTTACGTGTTCGGGCTCAGTCTATCTGGAAATCCATAAACAGACAGACCCAGGAATTTCGTGGCTTAAATGTCATCTTCATTGATGAAGAG AACTCGAGGATCCACGCATTTGTAAGTTCCAAAATCAGTGTTTTCTTTGCTGACAATCTTAAAGAAGGGGGCATCTACACCTTATCAAACTTTCATGTAAGGGACTATGGTGTTGATGAACAGAGTAGGGCTGTTAGATTTGGAaagcatatatatttttcaaatcaaACTGAATTGGTTCAAGAAGTTGAGAATAGTACAAACATAGCACCTTATGCTTTTGATTTGTTTGGACTACACGAGTCGCACGGTTTGCTTATTGATAATCGCTTCTTGATTG ACGTTGTTTCTGTCCTGGAAGACAAGAACATTCAACTGGTACAAAGTAAAGATGATGAGAAAAAATTCCACATTCGCTTTAAGATTACTGATGGCAG GTCCTCTATGAATGTGACATTTTTTGGTGATTTGGCTGTTGAGTTTGAGAAGTCTGTCAAAGAAACTAAGGAGAGTAACATTGCTATAATTATTGCCAGTGCAAAAGTAAATCAACATGAAG GGGTAATATGCTTGAACAACTACCCAGCTACACGTTTTTACATAAATCCACACCATCACAGTGTGAAAAAACTACATGAAAG GATGCTTGATCCTGCCTACTGTGTGAAACCTGAAGAGCATGTTCCAGAGACAACTCCGCCATTGTTTTCAGTTGAAGACATAAAGAATTTAACCAAAGATTTCATTGAG AGGAAAGTTAGGTGCCAAATAACTGTCAAAAGGGTTGATGAAAAGTCTAATTGGTACGACAACGTTTGTACTACGTGCGGATATGAGGTAACCATAGTTGAAGGAAGGTATCGATGTGTCGTGTGCTCTAGGAATGTCCCCTTCCCagacaaaag GTTCAGGCTTGGGACACTTTGTAATGATGCTACTGGGCTTATTGCTATTGTTTTCCCTGATGATGAGATACAACGCATCACTGGAAAGAATGCTTTTGATATAGAGGAAGAG cTTGCAGATGAGAAGATTTTCCCCCCTGTCCTCAAGGATTTTGAAAAAAAGGAATATGTCATCACATTAATTATTGGGGAAAGGAATGTTAGCAAAATCAGCAATATCTACAATGCTACTGATATAGCTGATCCTGTTGAAGTTCTTGGTAATCATAGCCCAGCAGAAGCTGAAGATGTTAAGCTCACTGATGATATTCCTCCAATG GAAACTCCATGCACTAAGACAGCTCCTAAAGGTAGCCCAACTACAGCAGCATCAACCAACAAAGTCAGAAGTCGAGATAAGAAGACTGATATTTCATATGCACTAGAGGACAATGTTCCTATTGGGAAATGCAAAATCCCTAAAACTGACAAG GCATGA